One Candidatus Roseilinea sp. genomic region harbors:
- the nanE gene encoding putative N-acetylmannosamine-6-phosphate 2-epimerase produces MTAIPRGLIVSCQASAGEPLFGAPMMAAMARAAEVGGAVAIRANGPEDIAAIRQVVGLPIIGLWKLRTPDSPVYITPHRAAAEAIARAGCDVIAVDATPRPRPDGATLDDLIPFIRNVLGKPVMADCACVEDALLAESLGADYLGTTLAGYTRPHGRPMTDGPDLDFVAALAGRVMKPIIAEGRFYRPDQAARAMTLGAHAVCVGGAITRPQDIARRFVDSICQVL; encoded by the coding sequence ATGACGGCGATCCCTCGTGGGCTGATTGTCTCTTGCCAGGCTTCGGCGGGAGAGCCCTTGTTCGGCGCGCCGATGATGGCGGCCATGGCGCGCGCCGCCGAGGTCGGCGGCGCCGTGGCCATCCGCGCCAACGGGCCGGAGGACATCGCTGCCATTCGGCAAGTGGTGGGTCTGCCAATCATTGGCCTGTGGAAGCTGCGCACGCCGGATAGCCCGGTATACATCACGCCACACCGCGCCGCCGCCGAGGCGATCGCCCGCGCCGGCTGCGACGTGATCGCCGTGGATGCTACGCCGCGGCCTCGTCCCGACGGCGCGACGCTCGATGATTTGATCCCCTTCATCCGCAACGTCTTAGGCAAGCCGGTGATGGCCGATTGCGCATGTGTGGAGGATGCGCTGCTGGCAGAATCGCTAGGGGCAGACTACCTCGGCACGACGCTGGCCGGCTACACCCGGCCGCACGGACGGCCGATGACCGATGGCCCAGACCTCGACTTTGTGGCCGCATTGGCCGGCCGCGTGATGAAGCCGATCATCGCCGAAGGGCGCTTCTATCGGCCCGATCAGGCAGCGCGCGCGATGACGCTCGGCGCGCATGCCGTGTGCGTCGGCGGCGCGATCACCCGGCCGCAAGACATCGCGCGGCGGTTCGTTGACAGCATCTGTCAAGTGCTTTGA
- a CDS encoding acetylpolyamine amidohydrolase yields the protein MQIVFHPTQLEHAPAREFLDGAWIDYLESPRRPRVILDALAQAQLGPVITPDDFGLAPIRAVHADCYLDYLQSAYARWVAAGRSRDGVYPDTFYKPGFLRRPSGIGGQAGRYAFDLSAPITAHTWSAAYWSAQSALTAARLVREGARAAFALCRPPGHHAHADLCGGYCFLNNAAIAAEYLVQHPAPDSRPPTSQEQGARSRRIAILDVDFHHGNGTQAIFYRRCDVLFVSLHADPDRQYPYFMGGSDERGEGEGEGFNRNYPLPAGTDDARYLATLDEACAHIADFAPRYLVVSLGVDTFGGDPLGDFALTGDAFPRIGARLAQLRLPTVFIMEGGYAIEQLGANVAGVLGGFAKG from the coding sequence ATGCAGATCGTCTTCCATCCAACTCAGCTCGAACACGCCCCGGCCCGCGAGTTCCTTGACGGCGCTTGGATAGACTACCTGGAAAGTCCGCGCCGCCCGCGCGTGATCCTCGATGCGCTTGCCCAAGCGCAGCTCGGCCCGGTGATCACGCCGGACGACTTCGGCTTGGCACCGATTCGCGCCGTGCACGCCGACTGCTACCTGGACTATCTTCAGTCCGCCTATGCACGGTGGGTAGCCGCCGGACGCTCGCGCGACGGCGTGTATCCCGATACGTTCTACAAGCCCGGCTTCTTGCGCCGGCCAAGCGGGATTGGCGGGCAGGCCGGCCGGTATGCGTTCGACCTGAGCGCGCCGATCACGGCGCACACCTGGTCGGCGGCGTACTGGTCGGCGCAGAGCGCGTTGACCGCCGCGCGGCTGGTGCGCGAGGGGGCGCGTGCGGCCTTTGCCTTGTGTCGCCCGCCCGGCCACCACGCCCATGCCGATCTGTGCGGCGGCTACTGCTTCCTGAACAACGCCGCCATCGCGGCAGAATATTTAGTTCAACATCCCGCGCCCGACTCCCGCCCCCCGACTTCCCAAGAGCAGGGCGCGAGGAGCCGTCGGATCGCCATCCTCGACGTGGACTTTCACCACGGCAACGGCACTCAGGCAATCTTCTACCGACGCTGCGATGTGCTCTTCGTCTCGCTGCACGCCGACCCTGACCGGCAGTATCCCTACTTCATGGGCGGCAGCGATGAACGCGGCGAGGGGGAAGGCGAAGGTTTCAACCGGAACTATCCGTTGCCGGCAGGCACAGACGACGCGCGCTACCTGGCGACGCTCGACGAAGCGTGCGCGCACATCGCCGACTTTGCCCCGCGCTACCTCGTTGTCTCGCTGGGCGTGGACACCTTCGGCGGCGATCCGCTGGGCGACTTCGCGCTAACCGGCGATGCCTTCCCGCGCATCGGCGCGCGCCTGGCGCAACTGCGGCTGCCCACGGTGTTCATCATGGAGGGCGGTTACGCGATCGAGCAACTCGGGGCGAACGTCGCCGGTGTGCTCGGCGGTTTTGCGAAAGGCTGA